In a genomic window of Maricaulis maris MCS10:
- a CDS encoding trypsin-like serine peptidase produces the protein MRHHIRIAVLALLASGLGLSAPLAAQDGPVLAGAPPVEASAEPASERLTSREIGNWLRQVDVKPPKPGGGAAPSTRYTGNDTCQWANDGECDDPGIGTGACQVGTDYSDCWRIVEGVEDNTCRWANDGECDEPGFGTGACTQGTDLADCGAIIELRFRNDSCETAFDGVCSEPGIGDGRCAERSDRADCIGRERPLTINDHYFGHDDRVFHDTSVFPWNVVGQVDFDSGGACTATLIGPDILITASHCINGDGRTDSRGVFQTAYDRPGGPLSARVIDHFIDPDWDDQRFSSGDEIDGTDWALLRIDQRLGDTLGHVGVRGLVDTEGRRGAMQADLYQGGYSWDTGAHLSGNIGCHMVEIANDNTMAHDCDTTRGDSGSPFMVREGNEYFVVATDSNFRSNPRGPMIYIAARSERWIPYLEDFAAGRLTNATQRPASGGVKPPK, from the coding sequence ATGCGCCATCACATCCGGATCGCCGTACTGGCACTCTTGGCATCAGGTCTGGGCCTGTCGGCTCCACTGGCAGCCCAGGACGGGCCCGTCCTTGCCGGCGCCCCACCTGTCGAAGCTTCAGCCGAGCCCGCAAGCGAACGCCTGACCAGCCGCGAGATCGGCAACTGGCTGCGCCAGGTCGACGTCAAGCCTCCCAAGCCCGGCGGCGGCGCCGCGCCGTCCACGCGCTATACCGGCAATGACACCTGCCAGTGGGCCAATGATGGCGAGTGCGACGACCCCGGCATCGGCACCGGCGCCTGCCAGGTCGGCACGGACTATTCCGATTGCTGGCGCATCGTGGAAGGTGTCGAGGACAATACCTGCCGCTGGGCCAATGATGGCGAGTGCGACGAGCCGGGCTTCGGCACCGGTGCCTGTACCCAGGGCACGGACCTGGCTGATTGCGGTGCCATCATCGAGCTGCGCTTTCGCAATGACAGCTGCGAGACCGCCTTTGACGGTGTGTGCAGCGAGCCGGGCATCGGCGATGGCCGTTGCGCCGAGCGGTCGGACCGTGCCGACTGCATCGGCCGCGAGCGCCCGCTGACCATCAATGACCATTATTTCGGCCATGATGACCGCGTCTTCCACGACACCTCGGTCTTCCCCTGGAACGTCGTCGGACAGGTCGATTTCGACAGTGGCGGCGCCTGCACGGCGACCCTGATCGGTCCCGACATACTGATCACCGCCTCGCACTGCATCAATGGCGATGGCCGCACCGACTCGCGCGGCGTGTTCCAGACCGCCTACGACCGCCCGGGCGGTCCGCTCTCGGCGCGGGTGATCGACCATTTCATCGACCCGGACTGGGACGACCAGCGCTTTTCCTCTGGTGACGAGATCGACGGCACCGACTGGGCACTGCTGCGCATCGACCAGCGGCTGGGCGACACGCTCGGTCATGTTGGCGTACGCGGACTGGTCGACACGGAAGGTCGTCGCGGCGCCATGCAGGCCGACCTCTATCAGGGCGGCTATAGCTGGGATACCGGCGCCCACCTGTCCGGCAATATCGGCTGTCACATGGTCGAGATCGCCAATGACAACACCATGGCCCATGACTGCGACACCACCCGCGGCGACAGCGGTTCGCCCTTCATGGTGCGTGAGGGCAATGAGTATTTCGTCGTCGCCACCGACAGCAATTTCCGCTCCAACCCGCGCGGCCCGATGATCTACATCGCCGCCCGCTCGGAGCGCTGGATCCCCTATCTGGAGGACTTCGCCGCCGGTCGCCTGACAAACGCCACACAGCGCCCGGCCAGCGGTGGGGTGAAGCCGCCGAAATAG
- the rpoH gene encoding RNA polymerase sigma factor RpoH, which yields MANAVSMTLSPEQGLSSYLSEIRRFPMLEKDEEFMLGKRWREHEDGGAAEKLVTSHLRLVAKIAMGYRGYGLPIAEVISEGNVGLMQAVKKFDPDKGFRLATYAMWWIRASIQEYILRSWSLVKMGTTAAQKKLFFNLRRMKSQMQALDEGDLKPDQVEAIATKLGVTNDEVMSMNGRLSGPDASLNAPLRGTEGEGQWQDWLSDDTAESQEDELAESDEFDTRMQLLQSAMGELNEREQHILQERRLSEDPKTLEELAEHYGVSRERIRQIEVRAFEKLQKAMKAMASEQGLMN from the coding sequence ATGGCCAATGCAGTTTCAATGACGCTCTCACCCGAACAGGGGTTGTCGAGCTATCTGTCGGAAATCCGTCGTTTTCCAATGCTGGAAAAGGACGAGGAATTCATGCTGGGCAAGCGCTGGCGTGAGCACGAGGATGGCGGCGCCGCGGAAAAGCTTGTCACTTCCCATCTTCGCCTCGTGGCCAAGATCGCCATGGGCTATCGCGGCTATGGCCTGCCGATCGCCGAAGTGATCTCCGAAGGCAATGTCGGCCTGATGCAGGCGGTCAAGAAATTCGATCCCGACAAGGGCTTCCGCCTGGCGACCTACGCCATGTGGTGGATCCGCGCCTCGATCCAGGAATACATCCTGCGTTCGTGGTCGCTGGTGAAAATGGGCACGACGGCGGCCCAGAAGAAGCTGTTCTTCAACCTGCGCCGGATGAAAAGCCAGATGCAGGCCCTTGATGAGGGTGATCTCAAGCCGGACCAGGTCGAGGCCATCGCCACCAAGCTGGGCGTCACCAATGACGAGGTGATGTCGATGAATGGTCGCCTGTCCGGTCCCGACGCCTCACTCAACGCGCCGCTGCGCGGTACCGAGGGCGAAGGTCAGTGGCAGGACTGGCTGTCCGACGACACGGCTGAAAGCCAGGAAGACGAGCTGGCCGAGAGCGACGAGTTCGACACCCGGATGCAATTGCTGCAATCGGCGATGGGCGAGCTCAATGAGCGCGAGCAGCACATCTTGCAGGAGCGCCGGCTGTCGGAAGACCCGAAAACCCTGGAAGAACTGGCCGAGCATTACGGCGTCAGCCGAGAGCGTATCCGCCAGATCGAGGTGCGAGCCTTTGAAAAGCTGCAAAAGGCGATGAAAGCCATGGCCAGCGAACAGGGCCTGATGAACTAG
- a CDS encoding lysoplasmalogenase, with the protein MTLLANTLPQNRTDRIILAASAIFAAIYLFDDFGLSAPFPLDVVIKAAGIVLLALYALRQKHLVLAVGLALGATGDVFLALDESVLPLGIAAFGLGHLVYIWLFAQWRFKAGPRGGMSRIAALVVALFGLAMLNWLQPHFGELRVAASVYNGIILVMTVLAILGRAPALALIGALLFLVSDSVLAMRLFAGQLDWAGPVVWVTYYLGQAGIALGLARAKLP; encoded by the coding sequence ATGACACTGCTTGCAAACACATTGCCGCAAAACCGCACCGACCGGATCATCCTGGCCGCCTCGGCGATCTTCGCGGCTATCTACCTGTTCGACGATTTCGGGCTTTCCGCCCCCTTCCCGCTCGACGTGGTGATCAAGGCGGCGGGGATCGTACTCCTGGCCCTTTACGCCCTCCGGCAGAAACATCTCGTTCTGGCTGTCGGGCTGGCGCTGGGCGCCACCGGAGATGTCTTTCTGGCGTTGGATGAAAGCGTGCTGCCACTGGGCATTGCTGCCTTCGGACTGGGTCATCTGGTCTATATCTGGCTGTTCGCCCAATGGCGCTTCAAGGCCGGTCCCCGCGGCGGGATGAGCCGGATAGCGGCCCTGGTGGTCGCCCTGTTCGGCCTCGCCATGCTGAACTGGCTGCAACCGCATTTCGGCGAATTGCGGGTCGCCGCCTCGGTCTATAACGGCATCATCCTGGTCATGACGGTTCTCGCCATTCTCGGCCGGGCGCCTGCGCTCGCTTTGATCGGCGCGCTTCTTTTCCTGGTATCCGACAGCGTCCTGGCCATGCGCCTGTTCGCCGGACAACTCGACTGGGCCGGCCCGGTTGTCTGGGTGACCTATTATCTCGGCCAGGCCGGCATCGCGCTGGGTCTGGCGCGGGCGAAGCTGCCGTAG
- a CDS encoding DUF6768 family protein: MTTKTEDLDRLILEALDADDRAVLGDLAEEPGYFAQAFGLFRGKLAWVMWIAYVVNIIGAGLAIWAAWKMFQTTDPVMTIRWGVGVVVAVNVGLFMKGGLGLQMQNNRILRELKRVELQLARGQARESV; encoded by the coding sequence ATGACCACCAAGACCGAAGACCTCGACCGGCTCATCCTGGAAGCCCTCGACGCGGATGATCGCGCTGTTCTTGGCGACCTCGCCGAGGAACCCGGCTATTTCGCCCAGGCCTTCGGCCTGTTCCGCGGCAAGCTGGCCTGGGTGATGTGGATTGCCTATGTCGTCAATATCATCGGCGCCGGCCTGGCCATCTGGGCGGCCTGGAAAATGTTCCAGACCACAGATCCCGTCATGACCATCCGCTGGGGCGTCGGTGTTGTCGTGGCCGTCAATGTCGGCCTCTTCATGAAGGGCGGGCTGGGCCTGCAAATGCAGAACAACCGCATCCTGCGCGAACTTAAGCGCGTCGAACTCCAGCTGGCCCGTGGCCAGGCGCGGGAGAGCGTGTAG
- a CDS encoding RNA polymerase sigma factor: MASRDKKRVLSEYLIVSAHAGDRVALDRLCRLWHADLSRHAGRLIGEADTARDIMQEAWCDILRGLGSLREPAAFPAWAYRIVARKCAAEIRGRQSTRRTADAFGAEMSGASVDGLQAAETAADAGAIRLAMAGLPADQRLALALYHQDGLSVAEIAVITETPAGTVKTRLMHARRKLAAVLNPTQD, translated from the coding sequence ATGGCCTCGCGTGACAAGAAACGCGTCCTGTCCGAATACCTGATCGTTTCGGCCCATGCCGGCGACCGGGTGGCGCTGGACCGTCTGTGCCGCCTCTGGCACGCGGACCTGTCGCGCCATGCCGGCCGGCTGATCGGAGAGGCCGACACGGCACGCGACATCATGCAGGAGGCCTGGTGCGACATCCTGCGCGGCCTCGGTTCGCTGCGCGAGCCGGCCGCCTTTCCCGCCTGGGCCTATCGCATCGTTGCCCGCAAATGCGCCGCCGAAATCCGGGGCCGGCAGTCCACACGCCGGACCGCCGATGCCTTTGGTGCGGAAATGAGCGGCGCCTCCGTCGACGGTCTTCAGGCCGCCGAGACGGCAGCCGATGCGGGCGCCATCCGCCTGGCCATGGCCGGCCTGCCGGCTGATCAGCGACTGGCGCTGGCCCTCTATCACCAGGACGGGCTCTCGGTCGCCGAGATCGCCGTCATCACCGAAACACCGGCGGGCACCGTCAAGACCCGCCTCATGCACGCCCGGCGCAAGCTCGCTGCCGTGCTCAACCCGACCCAAGACTGA
- a CDS encoding DUF481 domain-containing protein: protein MMGFRARAILAASFVALVAFPATAKADLPQAYTALLAEAADRQSDDARFLETADMVSVLVEGGRAAVHAYIRAELPSREGAVADWPLPDPAPAAASDAAELADHPAAPAAEHRDLGGAPVVLGEAPDGSGSWLAGSIRQLADDSWAGHVRAGIQLERGNSELTDFSFAIELDRELEDGWRIDSQFEYFLSESATHTTRDNWLVELRTTRELDSGIGYYAGGSYERDLIGIYAQSAFLTGGGIWHAVETPKANWVLRAGVGQRYREAGLTGETLTDWVGEAGSSFHYTISDTANFGSETTAFVGGGSRVDQRFTLTNRLFGDWAVQTGLRIEHEFEDRAGFDPTDVRLDVSLLYSFD, encoded by the coding sequence ATGATGGGATTTCGCGCACGGGCCATCCTGGCCGCTTCGTTCGTGGCGCTGGTTGCTTTTCCGGCCACTGCGAAGGCTGACCTGCCGCAAGCCTATACCGCCTTGCTGGCCGAAGCGGCGGATCGCCAGAGTGATGATGCCCGCTTTCTCGAGACGGCCGACATGGTCTCCGTCCTTGTCGAGGGCGGTCGGGCGGCGGTTCACGCCTATATCCGTGCCGAACTCCCAAGCCGTGAAGGGGCGGTCGCGGACTGGCCATTGCCGGACCCGGCTCCGGCTGCAGCCTCTGACGCCGCAGAGCTCGCCGACCATCCAGCAGCTCCGGCCGCGGAACACCGCGATCTGGGCGGTGCGCCGGTCGTGCTCGGCGAAGCGCCGGATGGATCGGGAAGCTGGCTCGCCGGCTCGATCCGTCAACTCGCTGACGACAGCTGGGCCGGCCATGTCCGTGCCGGCATCCAGCTCGAGCGGGGCAATTCCGAGCTGACCGATTTCTCCTTTGCCATCGAGCTTGATCGCGAGCTGGAAGACGGCTGGCGGATCGACAGCCAGTTCGAATACTTCCTGTCGGAAAGCGCGACCCACACTACCCGGGACAACTGGCTGGTCGAGTTGCGGACAACACGCGAGCTCGACAGCGGGATCGGTTATTATGCCGGCGGGTCCTATGAGCGTGACCTGATCGGGATCTATGCCCAATCGGCCTTTCTTACCGGCGGCGGAATCTGGCACGCGGTCGAGACGCCGAAAGCGAACTGGGTGCTGCGTGCCGGTGTGGGTCAGCGCTACCGTGAAGCCGGGCTCACTGGCGAGACCCTTACCGACTGGGTCGGCGAGGCCGGGTCGAGCTTCCACTACACGATTTCGGACACCGCCAATTTCGGCTCGGAGACCACGGCATTCGTGGGCGGCGGGTCGCGGGTCGACCAACGGTTCACCCTGACCAATCGCCTGTTCGGCGACTGGGCAGTCCAGACCGGCCTGCGCATCGAGCACGAGTTTGAAGACCGGGCCGGCTTTGACCCGACCGATGTCCGCCTCGACGTGTCGCTCCTCTATTCCTTCGACTGA
- a CDS encoding GFA family protein, with the protein MTNETGHTGSCFCGAVQYRLRRDPMFVHACHCRDCRKQTGGPYAINALIERSEVELVAGEPVRHTQQTGSGKPHDIWRCGSCGNAVWSDYGRREVMVFIRVATLDEPERCPPDMHIFTRSALPFTPIPDEAGQCRVFYDMTDEWPDAALARFDRLGTRRLGA; encoded by the coding sequence ATGACCAACGAGACGGGCCACACTGGCTCCTGCTTTTGCGGCGCGGTTCAGTATCGCCTGCGGCGGGATCCGATGTTCGTGCATGCCTGCCATTGCCGCGATTGTCGCAAGCAGACCGGCGGTCCCTATGCCATCAACGCGCTGATCGAACGGTCCGAGGTCGAGCTGGTTGCCGGTGAACCGGTGCGGCATACGCAGCAGACCGGCAGCGGCAAGCCGCATGATATCTGGCGCTGCGGCTCATGCGGAAATGCCGTGTGGAGCGATTATGGACGCCGCGAGGTGATGGTCTTCATCCGCGTTGCCACGTTGGACGAGCCGGAGCGCTGCCCGCCGGACATGCACATCTTCACGCGTTCGGCCCTGCCATTTACGCCCATCCCCGACGAGGCGGGGCAATGCCGGGTCTTTTACGACATGACGGACGAATGGCCGGATGCAGCGCTGGCACGATTTGACCGGCTGGGCACGAGGCGGCTGGGCGCCTAG
- a CDS encoding alpha/beta hydrolase-fold protein codes for MAGIAVMAAAAAGQAQSPDHSDNSGGGGDGALTIPVVAGLEAMLAERPHARDEAWRTLSQPRLPLRSLDPDNPGHALVTFAWRGDAQTRSVRLDSVINAPRARQPVTDYIADFTLSMTRLEGADIWTLTLSVPRDVEAVYSFLVEREGRVQRWSDPANPARMGGQDGESLLRLDRAPRADIHRPLAFDETITAQRLTVDSAALGRSVQLDLFRLPDAPDDAPVLILYDAFLWGERARASDMLARLATRGDIPPTHLVLIDQLDPASANHAYADQAAFIADELLPALQAEAGLAPRRETTLLAGASRRGLSASLTALARPDTIGGVISLSGSFYWAPDGAAPEWARRQLVPAPDEAPRFHLAAGRLETIVTSTNQGHVMLETNRAMAQALTEHGYPVELAVYPGGHDIAGWRSALADGLVGLLGDR; via the coding sequence ATGGCGGGGATCGCTGTGATGGCCGCTGCTGCGGCCGGGCAGGCGCAATCGCCTGATCACAGTGACAACAGCGGTGGAGGCGGTGACGGGGCTCTGACGATCCCGGTGGTCGCCGGGCTGGAAGCGATGCTGGCCGAACGCCCCCATGCCCGCGATGAAGCCTGGCGTACCCTGTCACAGCCGCGTCTGCCGCTTCGATCCCTCGACCCCGACAATCCCGGCCACGCCCTCGTGACTTTCGCCTGGCGCGGTGATGCGCAGACGAGGTCAGTGCGACTGGACAGTGTGATCAATGCGCCACGCGCCCGCCAGCCGGTGACCGACTATATCGCCGATTTCACCCTGTCCATGACCCGTCTGGAGGGCGCCGATATCTGGACGCTGACCCTCTCGGTGCCGCGCGATGTCGAGGCGGTCTACTCCTTTCTGGTCGAACGCGAGGGCCGGGTGCAGCGCTGGTCCGACCCGGCCAATCCGGCCCGGATGGGTGGGCAGGACGGCGAGTCGCTACTGCGTCTCGACCGTGCCCCGCGCGCTGATATTCACCGACCGCTAGCCTTTGACGAGACGATCACCGCACAACGCCTGACCGTCGACAGTGCGGCGCTGGGGCGATCGGTGCAGCTGGATTTGTTCCGCCTGCCGGACGCGCCCGACGATGCGCCGGTCCTGATCCTCTATGACGCCTTTTTATGGGGCGAGCGCGCGAGGGCGAGTGACATGCTGGCCCGCCTCGCGACCCGCGGCGATATCCCCCCGACCCATCTGGTCCTGATCGACCAGCTCGACCCCGCCAGCGCCAATCATGCCTATGCCGACCAGGCCGCTTTCATCGCCGATGAATTGCTGCCCGCCCTGCAAGCAGAAGCCGGTCTGGCGCCGCGCCGTGAAACGACGCTGCTGGCCGGGGCCTCGCGTCGCGGCCTGTCGGCCAGCCTCACGGCGTTGGCGAGACCCGACACGATCGGCGGCGTGATCTCCTTGTCAGGCTCTTTCTACTGGGCACCCGACGGCGCTGCGCCGGAATGGGCGCGCCGCCAGTTGGTGCCAGCTCCGGATGAGGCACCGCGTTTTCATCTTGCGGCCGGGCGCCTGGAGACTATCGTGACCTCAACCAATCAGGGCCATGTCATGCTGGAGACCAACCGGGCAATGGCGCAGGCCCTGACCGAACACGGATATCCGGTCGAGCTGGCCGTCTATCCCGGCGGCCATGACATCGCCGGCTGGCGAAGCGCCCTGGCGGACGGGCTGGTGGGGTTGTTGGGGGATAGGTAA